The Chryseobacterium sp. LJ668 genome segment CGGAAATGGTAAATTTTTCAGCATCATTGAAAGATTATTTCTGATGTTCAAAAACGTTTTTTGTGGACTTTGTTTGTTTAAAGTTCCACCCCCTACATGATAAACTTTTGATTTTCCTGTGTAATATATTTTTTTACCGGAATTTTTTAATCTCCAGCACAAATCGATTTCTTCCTGATGCGCAAAAAATCTTGCATCAAAGCCATTCTGTTCCCAAAAATTTTTAGATCTTACAAAAAAACAACATCCGGAAGCCCAGAAAATTTCAGTTTCATCGTCATACTGGCCTTTATCTTCTTCTACACTATCAAAGACACGGCCTCTGCAGTAAGGATAGCCTAAATTATCAATTAAACCACCACCGGCTCCTGCAAATTCAAAATAATTCTTACGACTATAAGACAAAATCTTAGGCTGAATGGCTGCAATTTGAGTGTCTTTCTTAAATAGGTTTAAAACAGGTTCAATCCAGTTTTCTGTTACTTCTGCATCAGAATTCAGAAGACAGTAATAGTCTGCATCAATTTTCTTTAAACCTTCATTATAACCACCTGCAAAACCATAGTTTTTGTCATTTAAAACGATATGCACTGAGGGAAATTCAGATTGTAAAAAATGTACCGAATCATCATCAGAAAAATTATCAATGACGTAGATTTCAGCATTCTGAGAATGATGAATGACACCGGGAAGAAATTTTTCTAACCAGCTTTTACCGTTCCAGTTAAGAATAACTATGGCTAAATTTTCTGACATTGATCGTTAAAGTTTTTCGGAATCAAAAGTTTTGATAGAATCCTGATATTTCCATTTTCTATGAGACCACAGATAATTATCCGGTCTTTTTTTGATCGTGTTTTCTAATAATTGATGAAATTTTTTTACTACCTCATTCGTCACAAATTTATCACCATCAGGCTCCATTCTGTAATAATTAATCTGATAATGGCCGCGTTTTACTTTTTTCATATCAGAATAAATAAATGCCAAATCCATTCTTGTCGCTAGTTTATCATATCCGATAAAAGCAGGTGTTCTTTGATTGAGAAATTCTAATCCATAGTTCACATGAGAGGAGTGTGGAGTTTGATCAGCAACAAAAAGATAAATAGAACCTCCATTATTTTTATTCCTTAAAATATGCATAATCACTTCGTTGGCTTCTAACGCAGTATTTCCGAATTTACTTCTCACTTTTTTCATCTGGTCTTCCCAGAAGGTACTGTTTACCTTTCTATAAACAGGATGACAACTACTTTGCGGAACAATTGTAGCCAATGTATTCATCCACTCCCAATTGAATACATGACCGGCAAGCAATATGATGTTTTTCCCTTCCTCTTTTGCCTCTCGGAACACATGCTGATTAATATGCTGCATCCTTACTTTCGTTTCGGTTTCAGACATGGTGAAAGATTTTATTGTTTCCACAAGATAATCAGAAAAATTCTGGTAAAACTTTTTTCTGATGGCTGCAATCTCTTTTGGTGTTTTTTCAGGGAAAGAATTTTTAAGATTCTGAGTGATTATTTTTTTCCGATACCCTACAATATTATAGTTTAAGAAGAAGATGATGTCCGAAAAAACATACAATATTTTTAGCGGCATTTTTGAAATAAGGTAAAGTATTTTTATCAGAAAATTCATAAAGTCTACAAATTTAGTAATAATAAAATTATAGTTTTATTGTTGCTACAAATAAGTATAATTTTTTTAATTTTATAGTATGAAATCGACATGATTGAGAAGCAAAAATATTAATCAAATTATGCGATTGAATAACCCATCCTGACTAATTTAGGATAAACATTAAAAACAATTACAATCTACATATGAAAAAGATCACAAAAAGCATGGCTATACTTGCCCTTCTTACATCTGGAAGTTTAGCTTTTGCTCAAAATATCAAAAACATTCCGGAAGTAAAAAATTCTGATGATAAAGCCCTGATTGTAAAAGCAGATCATCAAGAACTTGAAGCCAAGAAAAAGGCTGCTGAAGAAAAAACTAAGCTTCCTAAGCCTTACGATCCAAAAGCCGATGCTGAAAAAGATATTGAGAAGATGATAGCACAGGCAAAGAAAGAAGGGAAGAATGTCATCATACAGGCAGGAGGAAACTGGTGTATCTGGTGTCTTCGTTTTAATCAGTATGTACAGACTACACCCGAACTTAAAAAATTAGTAGATGATAATTATGTATATTATCATCTGAATTATTCTCCGGATAATAAAAACGAAAAGGTTTTTACCGAATATGGGAATCCCGGAGATAAATTTGGTTATCCAGTTTTCATTGTTTTAGATCAAAATGGAAAAATGATTCATGTACAGCAAAGCGATGTTCTGGAAGAAGGTAAAAGTTACAGCCTTGAAAAAGTAAAGGAGTTCTTCAAAACATGGACTACAAAATCCTAAAATAAAACCCGGAAATTTCCCGGGTTTTTATTTTAAAGAAGTTTTTTGATCCACTTTATTTTATTTTCCGAATAGGGAGGATATTTCAAATCTGGTTCGCCCCAAGTTGCACGGTCTAAAATTGCTTTTTGATGCGAAAAAGTTTCAAAACCAAATTTACCGTGGTAACTTCCCATTCCTGAATTTCCGACTCCGCCAAACGGAAGATTGTCATTCCCTAAATGCATCACTACATCGTTGATACAGCCGCCTCCGAAAGACAATCTTTGTGTAAATAAATCTTTTTCTTCATCATTATTCGTGAAAATATAAGCCGATAAAGGTTTTTCCAGCTCTAAAACTGAATTCAGTGCCTGATGAAAATTGGTAAAAGAAATTACCGGAAGAATAGGCCCGAAAATTTCTTCCTGCATCACAGGATCTTCCCAACTAACGTTGCTTAAAATAGTTGGCTCGATATAAAAATTTTCCTCGTTATAATTTCCTCCAAAATATACTTTTTTAGGATTAATTAACTGAACAAGACGTTCAAAATTTTTCTTGTTGATGATTCTTGTATACTGCTGAGAATCTGGTTCATATTTAAATTCGTTAATATATTTTCTCAGCAGCTCTAAAAACTGCTCCTTCACAGATTCTTCCACTAAAATATAATCTGGAGCAACGCAGGTTTGTCCGGCATTCAGAAACTTTCCCCATACAATTCTTTTAGCGGCAACTTCTATATTGGCATCTTTTGTAACGATTACTGGCGATTTTCCACCTAATTCTAATGTAACAGGAGTCAGATGCTCTGCAGCTGCCTTATAAACTATCTTTCCAACATTTGTGCTTCCTGTGAAAAATATTTTGTCAAATTTTAATTTTAAAATTTCGGTCGTTTCATCTATTCCTCCTTCAAAAACATAAATATATTCCGGCGGGAAATTTTCATTGATGATTTTTGCCATTATTTTCATGGTATTTTCAGCAATTTCACTGGGCTTGAGAATACAACAGTTTCCGGCAGCAATAGATGCGATTAAAGGTGATAAAGAAAGCTGATAAGGGTAATTCCATGCACCGATAACTAAAGTGCAGCCAAGTGGCTCAGAATGAATTTTACTTGTGGCAATCTGATTCGATAAATTGGTGGTGACTTTCTTTGGTTTTGAAAGTGAATTTAAATTTTTTAAATAATAATCAATATCTTTCAATATAAATGAAATTTCTGTTACATACGTTTCAAACTTAGATTTACCAAAATCTTTATTAATCGCTTCATAGAGCAAATCTTCATTCTGGACAATTAAATCTCTCAGTTTTTCAAGATAAATTTTTCTGAATTTTACATTTTTCGTTTTGTGGGTATTGAAGAAATCTCTTTGTGATGAAAGTATGTTTTGATAATTCATTTTCTATAATTTAAAGACAAAGGAAGACGGTAAAAAATATGCCAAAGTAACTGCACAAAAAAACCACTTCTTGCGAAGTGGTTCATATATTTGAGAAAATCTCTAGAAATCTTAAGCTTCTTCAGCTGGAGTTTCTTCAACTTTTACAGGCTTAGGAGCAGCTGGTTTAGGAGCTTCTACCGGAGCATCAGATACTACATCAAACTCGAAGTTGTACTCTACATTTCTGTGAAGTCTAACCACTGCAGTTACCTTACCGGTTCTTTTAATAGTATTCCCTGGAATTTTGATGTATTTTTTTTCAACTTGTACACCAGCTTTAGCCAATGCTGCAGAAAGATCTGCATTGTTAATCGATCCGAATAATCTGTCACCAGAACCTACTTTTGTAGGGATTGTGATAGAAGTTTTCTTCAATTGATCAACTACTGCGTTTGCAGCGGCGATTAATTTTGCTTCTTCTTCTTTTCTAGCTTCCAACGTAGCTTCTAAAGTCGCTTTGTTTTTTGGTGTAGCTAAAAGAGCAATTCCTTGAGGTAACAAGAAGTTTCTTGCATAACCTGGTTTTACATTTACTGTATCGAATTCAAGACCTAAATTTTCTACGTCTTTTTTAAGGATAATTTCCATTGTTGTTGTCCGTTTTTTAGTTTTAGAGAAAAGAATAAAGAAAAAAGAAGAAAGACTGTTGTCTTAAAAATTATTTCTTTTCTTCAATCTAAAAATCGTTAGAATTAATTATTGATTCAGCAACTTAAAAAAAGAGAAAAAGACCAAGATCTTTTCTCTTTTCTCTTGTTTCTTTTTGTCTTATTTTAATAAGTCAGCTACGTAAGGCATCATTGCAAGGTGTCTTGCTCTTTTGATCGCCGAAGAAACTTTTCTTTGATATTTTAAAGAAGTACCGGTGTATCTTCTTGGTAAAATTTTACCTTGTTCGTTAACGAATTGTAATAAGAAATCAGCGTCTTTGTAATCAACGTGCTTGATTCCGAATTTTTTGAATCTACAGTACTTTTTATCAGTTTTTGTATTGATATCAAGTGGAGTAAGAAATTTTACTTCAGATTCACCTCCAGCAGAGGCTTGTTTAGCCATATCATCTATTGCCATGTCTTTGTCTTTTTTAAATTTTGGGTTAGTAATTAAGCTCTTGAAGCTTTAAGTTTAGTTCTTCTAGTTACAGCATAGTCAATAGCATGCTTGTCTAGTTTTGTAGTCAGGTAACGAATTACTCTTTCGTCACGTTTGAATGCCAATTCTAAGTCAGCAACTACAGTTCCTTCACCTTTAAACTCGATCAAAGTATAGAATCCGTTCTTTTTTAATTGAATCGGATAAGCTAATTTCTTCAATCCCCAATTTTCTCTAGTGACAATCTCACAGTTTTTTTCTTTGATAAGATCTTCAAATTTTTTCACTGCTTCCTCCACCTGAGCATCAGATAGAACGGGAGTTAAAATGAAAACAGTTTCGTAATTGTTCATAATGTAAATGAATTTGTTAATTATTTCGAGGTGCAAAAATATGAATTTTATTTATAATACACAATAAACCAGTAGTGATATGAAGAAATTAATTTGATAATTTGTGGAAATCCAGTTTAAAATTGAATCTAAGCTGTTTCATCTTCTTTACTTCTGATTTCCGCAAGAAAATTCATTTTCAAAACATCATAAAGAGAATGCCTGCTGACTAAAATGGATAATATAGAAGAAACCATTCCGGCCAACATCAAATGGAAGATCAATGAATGGCGGTCGGTCATTTCTAAAACAATAATGGCTGACGTAAATGGTGCTCTCGTAATTCCGGTAAGAAAGGCAACCATTCCTGCAAGAATGACAACATTGGTTTCATTTGGAGTTAAATGAATAGCCCCCGAAATGACAGAACCGATACTTGCACCCGCCGTTAATGCCGGAGCGAAAATTCCGCCTGCACCTCCGGAAGTGAATGATAGGGCAGGACCCAACATTCTCAGAACAGGAACATACCAATCTTCATGCTTATCCTGAGTGAAAAGTACACGCTCCATGATTTCTTTTCCTGAACCTAAAATTTCACGACTTATAAAGAAAGAAATGCATGCAATAATTAAAGCGCAACCCATTAGAAATAAAACATTTGATTTGTCGGTTTTCAGTGTTCTTTTTTTCCAGTCATTCATTTTCAACATAATTACAGAAAGCTGGCTTGCTAAGATTCCTGCAACTCCTCCTACCAAGATAATAGGAAACATCACCATCAGTGAAACGTCATTGGTTTTTGGATACCCTAAATAAAGATATGAGCCTGCCAATGTCTGCGCCGTTAAACCTGCAATAATAACTGCAGTGAAAAGTGCAGTTTTAAAATAATTGATATGCGTTTTTGAAAGTTCTTCTACGGCAAATACAATTCCGCCGAGTGGAGTGTTAAAAGCTGCTGCCAATCCTGCTGCGGCTCCGGTCATGATCATGTTTTTCTTCGAAATTTTAGGCCACCATTCCGGAAGATATTCATTAACTTTTCTGAAAATAGAACCTGCTATCTGAATGGTAGGACCTTCTCGTCCGACTGCGCCACCACCGATTACTAAAACAACGGAAGAAATGATTTTAAAAACGATAATCTTTAAGCTTAAAAGGCTTCGTATTTTTTTATGCTCTTTAGGATTTGCCAGTTCTACTGCTGCCATCACCTGCGGAATACCGCTGCCTTTCGCATACGGTGCAAATTCTTTTACCAGCCACCAGGAAAGTACAAAACCAACCGGAGCAATCAGGAAAATCATCCAGTCTTGCCAGTTGAGAATAAAGTGCAGAAGATTTTCACCCCAGGCAAATACTTTTGCGTACATCACGGCAAAAAAACCTGTAATCACCGAACCGATCCAAAATGGAATTGCCTGAAGCAGATTTTGTTTCAGGTGTTCGTTTCGGATGTTGTCAAAAGATTTTTTAAGACTTGTTCGGAAGTAGATGAATATTCTACGCATACTTCAAATTTAGTTTAATTTTTATTAAATCAAAAAATAAAGTAGTTATAATCTTATTAAAATTTACAAATTCGTAATCTTTTAATAGATGTTTAGAAGCAGTTATACTCATTCATAAAAAAACCTTCGAAAAAATTCGAAGGTTATATTTAACAACTTTAGCAATTACTACTACTAATTATTTATATCTCGGTGTTCAAATCCCAGTTTTGAAGGTAATCATGAACATGTTTCAGCATCATTCCACCCAAAGAACCGTCTACTACTCTGTGATCGTAAGAGTGAGACATAAACATCAACTGACGGATCGCGATTACATCACCATCCTTAGTTTCAAGAACAGCAGGTTTTTTCACAATGGCTCCGATTGCCATAATTGCAACCTGCGGTTGAGGAATAATTGGAGTTCCCATCAAGTTTCCAAAGCTGCCAACGTTAGATATCGTGTATGTTGCTCCTTGAGTATCTTCGGGTCTTAATTTTTTATTTCTTGCTCTGTAAGCCAAATCGTTGATTGCTTTCGCTAATCCAGAAAGTGATAACTGATCAGCATTTTTGATTACAGGAACGATAAGGTTTCCATCTGGTAAAGCAGTTGCCATACCGATGTTGATGTTTTTCTTTTTGATGATATTGTCACCGTTAATCGAAACATTGATCATTGGGAAATCCTGAATTGCCTTTACAATTGCTTTCACGAAAATCGGCATGAAAGTCAGTTTTTCTCCTTCACGCTTTTCGAACATATCTTTGTTTTTCGCTCTCCATTTTACAACGTTGGTTACGTCAGTTTCAATGAAAGAGGTAACGTGAGGAGCGATGTGTTTTGCTTTCACCATGTTTTCAGCGATGATTTTTCTCATTCTGTCCATCGGAATGATTTCGTCACCTGCAGCTACAGAAATTGTAGAAGCCGGAGCTGAAGTTACCGATTGTGGAGTAGACGCTGCCTGAACCGGAGCCGCTTGTTGCTGAACCGCCTGTTGAGGCTGGTTTCCTCTGTTGGAAACGTGTGATAAAATATCTTCTTTGGTAATTCTTCCTTCTAAACCACTTCCTTTGATGGTTTTCAGTTCAGCTTCAGAAATATTTTCCTGCTGAGCAATAGATTTTACAAGAGGTGATAAATAAAGATCTCCGGAGAATTCTACGTGGGAAGTAGCTGTTGGGTTTAAAGGCTCTTCAATTGCTTTAATAGTTTCTGCATCGGGAGCAGTGGTCTCAGTTTTTATTTCTTCAGAAGCTGTACTTCCGCCTTCTCCTTCAATTTCTAAAATGGCGATGGCTTCACCTACTTTTGCAACTTCGTCTTTCTGCTTCAGGATCTTTACGATTTTCCCCGAAACAGGTGTCGGTACATCAGAATCTACCTTGTCTGTTGCAATTTCTACTACCGAGTCATCTTCTTTTACCTGATCACCTTCATTGAATAACCAAGTGATTACCGTAGCTTCCATCACGCCTTCACCCATAGAAGGAAGCAATAATTTATATTCTGCCATTTTCTAATTTTAGATTTTGACAAATATATAAAAAAAATCG includes the following:
- the rpsR gene encoding 30S ribosomal protein S18; translation: MAIDDMAKQASAGGESEVKFLTPLDINTKTDKKYCRFKKFGIKHVDYKDADFLLQFVNEQGKILPRRYTGTSLKYQRKVSSAIKRARHLAMMPYVADLLK
- a CDS encoding aldehyde dehydrogenase, with the translated sequence MNYQNILSSQRDFFNTHKTKNVKFRKIYLEKLRDLIVQNEDLLYEAINKDFGKSKFETYVTEISFILKDIDYYLKNLNSLSKPKKVTTNLSNQIATSKIHSEPLGCTLVIGAWNYPYQLSLSPLIASIAAGNCCILKPSEIAENTMKIMAKIINENFPPEYIYVFEGGIDETTEILKLKFDKIFFTGSTNVGKIVYKAAAEHLTPVTLELGGKSPVIVTKDANIEVAAKRIVWGKFLNAGQTCVAPDYILVEESVKEQFLELLRKYINEFKYEPDSQQYTRIINKKNFERLVQLINPKKVYFGGNYNEENFYIEPTILSNVSWEDPVMQEEIFGPILPVISFTNFHQALNSVLELEKPLSAYIFTNNDEEKDLFTQRLSFGGGCINDVVMHLGNDNLPFGGVGNSGMGSYHGKFGFETFSHQKAILDRATWGEPDLKYPPYSENKIKWIKKLL
- the rpsF gene encoding 30S ribosomal protein S6, with the translated sequence MNNYETVFILTPVLSDAQVEEAVKKFEDLIKEKNCEIVTRENWGLKKLAYPIQLKKNGFYTLIEFKGEGTVVADLELAFKRDERVIRYLTTKLDKHAIDYAVTRRTKLKASRA
- a CDS encoding glycosyltransferase family 2 protein yields the protein MSENLAIVILNWNGKSWLEKFLPGVIHHSQNAEIYVIDNFSDDDSVHFLQSEFPSVHIVLNDKNYGFAGGYNEGLKKIDADYYCLLNSDAEVTENWIEPVLNLFKKDTQIAAIQPKILSYSRKNYFEFAGAGGGLIDNLGYPYCRGRVFDSVEEDKGQYDDETEIFWASGCCFFVRSKNFWEQNGFDARFFAHQEEIDLCWRLKNSGKKIYYTGKSKVYHVGGGTLNKQSPQKTFLNIRNNLSMMLKNLPFPNLIWVLFLRMIFDGAAAFYFAYKNGISHLWAVLRGHLGFYSHISGTLRLRQKNQIRKYYQTEWLIFKHFLGNKKK
- a CDS encoding dihydrolipoamide acetyltransferase family protein; the protein is MAEYKLLLPSMGEGVMEATVITWLFNEGDQVKEDDSVVEIATDKVDSDVPTPVSGKIVKILKQKDEVAKVGEAIAILEIEGEGGSTASEEIKTETTAPDAETIKAIEEPLNPTATSHVEFSGDLYLSPLVKSIAQQENISEAELKTIKGSGLEGRITKEDILSHVSNRGNQPQQAVQQQAAPVQAASTPQSVTSAPASTISVAAGDEIIPMDRMRKIIAENMVKAKHIAPHVTSFIETDVTNVVKWRAKNKDMFEKREGEKLTFMPIFVKAIVKAIQDFPMINVSINGDNIIKKKNINIGMATALPDGNLIVPVIKNADQLSLSGLAKAINDLAYRARNKKLRPEDTQGATYTISNVGSFGNLMGTPIIPQPQVAIMAIGAIVKKPAVLETKDGDVIAIRQLMFMSHSYDHRVVDGSLGGMMLKHVHDYLQNWDLNTEI
- a CDS encoding chloride channel protein is translated as MRRIFIYFRTSLKKSFDNIRNEHLKQNLLQAIPFWIGSVITGFFAVMYAKVFAWGENLLHFILNWQDWMIFLIAPVGFVLSWWLVKEFAPYAKGSGIPQVMAAVELANPKEHKKIRSLLSLKIIVFKIISSVVLVIGGGAVGREGPTIQIAGSIFRKVNEYLPEWWPKISKKNMIMTGAAAGLAAAFNTPLGGIVFAVEELSKTHINYFKTALFTAVIIAGLTAQTLAGSYLYLGYPKTNDVSLMVMFPIILVGGVAGILASQLSVIMLKMNDWKKRTLKTDKSNVLFLMGCALIIACISFFISREILGSGKEIMERVLFTQDKHEDWYVPVLRMLGPALSFTSGGAGGIFAPALTAGASIGSVISGAIHLTPNETNVVILAGMVAFLTGITRAPFTSAIIVLEMTDRHSLIFHLMLAGMVSSILSILVSRHSLYDVLKMNFLAEIRSKEDETA
- a CDS encoding thioredoxin family protein; amino-acid sequence: MKKITKSMAILALLTSGSLAFAQNIKNIPEVKNSDDKALIVKADHQELEAKKKAAEEKTKLPKPYDPKADAEKDIEKMIAQAKKEGKNVIIQAGGNWCIWCLRFNQYVQTTPELKKLVDDNYVYYHLNYSPDNKNEKVFTEYGNPGDKFGYPVFIVLDQNGKMIHVQQSDVLEEGKSYSLEKVKEFFKTWTTKS
- a CDS encoding lysophospholipid acyltransferase family protein codes for the protein MNFLIKILYLISKMPLKILYVFSDIIFFLNYNIVGYRKKIITQNLKNSFPEKTPKEIAAIRKKFYQNFSDYLVETIKSFTMSETETKVRMQHINQHVFREAKEEGKNIILLAGHVFNWEWMNTLATIVPQSSCHPVYRKVNSTFWEDQMKKVRSKFGNTALEANEVIMHILRNKNNGGSIYLFVADQTPHSSHVNYGLEFLNQRTPAFIGYDKLATRMDLAFIYSDMKKVKRGHYQINYYRMEPDGDKFVTNEVVKKFHQLLENTIKKRPDNYLWSHRKWKYQDSIKTFDSEKL
- the rplI gene encoding 50S ribosomal protein L9, which translates into the protein MEIILKKDVENLGLEFDTVNVKPGYARNFLLPQGIALLATPKNKATLEATLEARKEEEAKLIAAANAVVDQLKKTSITIPTKVGSGDRLFGSINNADLSAALAKAGVQVEKKYIKIPGNTIKRTGKVTAVVRLHRNVEYNFEFDVVSDAPVEAPKPAAPKPVKVEETPAEEA